From Planctomycetia bacterium:
TGAAATATATAAGGCAGGCCATTTGCACATCGCCGATCGATATGCGGAAAAGGTCGGAGAAGTGTTCGATGGCTGCGTCGAACGAGTACAAGGCTATTTGGAGATCATTCAAAAACACATTCCGTTACGTGGTGGGAGAGTCGAAAATTTATCCATTCTCGATGCAGCTTGCGGTGCCGGGTGGGTAGCTGCCGGAATCGCCCATCATCCAAGCGTGACGGGATGCAAACTACACGCGTTTGATATATCGCCCCATGGGCCGGAGTTGCTGGCGCGATATGACAAAAGTATCAAGTCCTCCAATAAAATCGAAGCGTCGGCTCAAGACGCTTCGCAAATGGTGTTCGACCGAAATACGTTCGATGTCATCATCGGTAGTTCTATTCTGCACCATTTCGATGATTACGAAGGGTTTTTAAGTCATTGCTATTCGCTATTGAATCCGGGCGGAATCGCCATCTTTGGAGAGCCGTTTGCGATGGGGTACGGACTCGGAGCGGCCGCACTTTCCCTGGCGCAAAAGTCGCTAGGCAAGAAGTACAAGGAAGTTGATGTCCTTTACGACGATCTTGTGTATCGCAACAGACGTCCTCGAAAAGATTTGGAAGTTTTGGTCGACAAGCATCTTTTCCTGCAATCGAAATTTTTTTCAACGGCTAGGAAAATCGGCTATGAATCCGTTGAATACATCGCCTTGACTTCGATGCAGTATCTTCGAGAAGGGCTGATCAACGAACTAGAGGCAGTTTCAAAACCGCCTCAGGACGATCATGAGGCAAGCGAGCTTGGCGAAGCTATGGAAGAGGAAGGCGTAGAACTCGTAGCGGGTAACGAGCCGTCGGAAGGCCTTCATCCAACCGATCGTGCGCTCGACGA
This genomic window contains:
- a CDS encoding class I SAM-dependent methyltransferase; translation: MSESLFRYRCPCGISDPLNISNGTASCKHCKNKYAVSENGVLLFNQVESNQNAYFDEIYKAGHLHIADRYAEKVGEVFDGCVERVQGYLEIIQKHIPLRGGRVENLSILDAACGAGWVAAGIAHHPSVTGCKLHAFDISPHGPELLARYDKSIKSSNKIEASAQDASQMVFDRNTFDVIIGSSILHHFDDYEGFLSHCYSLLNPGGIAIFGEPFAMGYGLGAAALSLAQKSLGKKYKEVDVLYDDLVYRNRRPRKDLEVLVDKHLFLQSKFFSTARKIGYESVEYIALTSMQYLREGLINELEAVSKPPQDDHEASELGEAMEEEGVELVAGNEPSEGLHPTDRALD